The Anderseniella sp. Alg231-50 genome has a segment encoding these proteins:
- a CDS encoding GFA family protein, giving the protein MTQFNGSCLCGAVTYEADCEIQRVVNCHCVDCQKATGSVHTTMVFVPEADVKIKGYPSSYTHTADSGSSMTKRFCSSCGTQLFSLNSRRQGAVGIRAGTISQKHLVTPQLNIFCDSAVPSTPMDDTLPKHRRMPG; this is encoded by the coding sequence ATGACACAGTTTAACGGATCCTGCCTGTGCGGCGCGGTGACCTATGAAGCCGATTGCGAGATACAGCGCGTCGTCAACTGTCACTGCGTTGACTGCCAGAAGGCAACCGGCTCTGTGCACACGACAATGGTTTTCGTGCCGGAGGCCGATGTGAAAATCAAAGGCTACCCGTCCAGCTACACCCATACTGCAGACAGCGGCTCCAGCATGACGAAGCGGTTCTGTTCGTCTTGCGGAACGCAATTGTTTTCACTCAACTCGCGCCGTCAGGGCGCTGTCGGCATACGCGCCGGAACCATATCGCAAAAGCATCTGGTAACGCCGCAGCTGAACATATTCTGCGACAGCGCCGTGCCGTCCACACCGATGGATGACACGTTGCCGAAGCATCGCCGGATGCCGGGCTAG
- a CDS encoding alcohol dehydrogenase catalytic domain-containing protein: protein MKAALITEFSKPLEITNVTEPDTPSDGVLIEVKACGVCRSDWHGWKGTNHVIKLPHVPGHELAGIVVDAGPDCRKFRKGDRVTVPVILGCGECSCCRAGNLTICDDQYVVGFNGWGAFAERVAIPLADANVLKLPDDISDEVAAALGCRTTTSFSAVVDKAAVKPGEVLAVHGCGGVGLSSIMIGAAVGASVIAVDIIDEKLELAKQIGATHVINAAKTNDVGQAIRDLTSGGADASIEALGITDTLHNSLRCLKKLGRHVQIGQPLDDHANPEIPLLETVYYRQLVIMGSRGLPALRFPALFEMISAGRLNIEKLIKTRIALEDAGAALAKMDNHEDIGITLIDRF from the coding sequence ATGAAAGCCGCACTGATTACCGAATTCTCAAAACCGCTGGAAATCACAAACGTCACCGAGCCGGACACACCGTCCGACGGCGTGCTGATTGAAGTGAAAGCCTGTGGCGTCTGCCGGTCGGACTGGCACGGCTGGAAGGGCACCAATCACGTCATAAAACTCCCCCATGTTCCAGGCCATGAACTTGCCGGCATAGTGGTCGACGCCGGTCCCGACTGCAGAAAGTTTCGCAAGGGTGATCGCGTCACCGTACCGGTGATCCTTGGCTGTGGTGAATGTTCGTGTTGCCGGGCCGGCAATCTGACAATATGCGATGATCAGTATGTTGTGGGCTTCAACGGATGGGGCGCATTTGCCGAGCGGGTGGCAATCCCGCTGGCCGATGCCAATGTTCTCAAACTGCCCGATGACATTTCCGATGAAGTCGCCGCCGCTCTTGGCTGCCGGACAACAACCTCGTTTTCCGCTGTTGTCGACAAGGCAGCGGTCAAGCCCGGCGAGGTTTTGGCCGTGCACGGATGCGGCGGTGTCGGCTTGTCGTCGATCATGATAGGTGCAGCGGTTGGTGCCAGTGTAATCGCAGTCGATATCATTGACGAGAAACTTGAACTGGCCAAACAGATCGGCGCCACGCACGTCATCAACGCTGCAAAAACCAACGATGTCGGGCAAGCCATACGTGACCTGACCAGCGGTGGCGCCGATGCCTCAATTGAAGCTCTCGGCATAACCGACACTCTGCACAACTCTCTGCGTTGCCTTAAGAAACTGGGCCGTCACGTCCAGATCGGGCAGCCTCTCGACGACCATGCCAATCCTGAAATCCCGCTGCTGGAAACCGTCTACTACCGGCAACTGGTGATCATGGGGTCGCGCGGCCTGCCCGCGCTTCGGTTTCCCGCCTTGTTCGAGATGATTTCCGCGGGCCGCCTGAACATCGAAAAACTGATAAAGACCCGCATTGCGCTGGAAGATGCAGGCGCAGCGCTGGCAAAGATGGACAACCATGAAGATATCGGGATCACATTGATCGATAGATTCTAG
- a CDS encoding phosphotransferase: MSNEDVRALVFKSAQEQDLDPLDLQVNRKIRVRSHTGHPATAHYHASSQDKSAEYCIKLFDTTTTEKQKFFQRETRLLEELSQTGSDRSTAMTPAVLLTDAKAGLLVMEWLNGYSMKSSLMLATYSSDRRNRLLRLSGQWLRHFHEAYGIQRKPAEASIMMNRMQANIDGMTDQCRNLLLADKSIMRSLALLRERAPAMDGISVEWGLYHQDFTPSNLIVCHKGTVVRGIDFGKASDDAPVSFDIASFIVRTCDVGSEPLFAGTSAIELRLKGTIEAVLNGYSRQLSDADRSWILWCLLYWCVTKNGNYYGTVRASKRGIPKRMISYLKWRKVRRLMLVVCDLVQ, encoded by the coding sequence ATGTCCAATGAGGATGTTCGTGCGCTTGTGTTCAAATCAGCACAAGAGCAGGATCTTGATCCGCTCGACCTTCAGGTAAACCGAAAGATCAGGGTGCGGTCTCATACCGGCCACCCTGCGACGGCGCATTATCACGCCAGTTCTCAAGACAAGTCAGCGGAATACTGCATAAAGCTTTTCGATACGACCACGACGGAAAAGCAAAAATTTTTCCAAAGAGAAACCAGACTTCTTGAAGAATTGAGCCAAACGGGATCCGACCGTTCGACAGCCATGACACCCGCAGTTCTCCTGACCGACGCAAAGGCAGGGCTCCTGGTCATGGAATGGCTCAATGGGTACAGCATGAAGTCGAGCCTGATGTTGGCCACTTACTCCTCAGATCGCCGCAACCGGTTGCTGCGGTTGTCGGGCCAATGGCTCAGGCACTTTCATGAAGCATACGGGATTCAACGGAAACCAGCCGAAGCGTCGATCATGATGAACCGGATGCAGGCCAACATTGATGGGATGACCGACCAGTGTCGCAACCTGCTTCTGGCTGATAAATCGATAATGCGCTCCCTTGCCCTTCTGCGGGAACGGGCACCCGCAATGGACGGGATTTCCGTTGAGTGGGGTCTCTATCATCAAGACTTTACCCCTTCCAACCTGATCGTCTGCCACAAGGGGACAGTTGTCCGGGGAATTGATTTTGGAAAGGCGTCGGATGACGCGCCGGTATCTTTTGACATTGCAAGTTTCATTGTCCGGACCTGTGATGTTGGCTCCGAGCCGCTGTTTGCCGGCACCAGTGCAATTGAGCTCCGGTTAAAAGGTACAATAGAGGCAGTGCTGAACGGCTACAGCCGGCAATTGTCTGACGCCGACAGAAGCTGGATATTGTGGTGTCTGTTGTATTGGTGTGTCACCAAGAACGGGAACTACTACGGCACTGTCCGCGCAAGCAAACGAGGCATTCCGAAGCGTATGATATCATATTTGAAGTGGCGGAAAGTCAGGCGTCTGATGCTGGTCGTTTGTGATCTTGTCCAATAA
- the dgcN gene encoding N-acetyltransferase DgcN yields MEIERPYLLFLGDVHDQLAAKTAQGVVDWRPDWCTGQMRLEGCQADTGLTDMNIDEAVSAGARTMVVGVVNSGGVLPDHWISEVVKAIEAGMNVATGLHKRLSSIPEIAVAAEKHGAKLHDVRFSDVAFATGKGTRRPGKRILAVGTDCSVGKKYTALALDQEMQKRGMKSDFRATGQTGVLISGRGIALDAVVADFISGAAEWISPANDDDHWDCVEGQGSLFHPAFAGVSLGLLHGSQPDAFVVCHEPTRTKMRGVEHPLPTIQQVIDRNIEDGSLTNPDIQCVGICVNTQKLSDNEAKDFLEKLASEYGLPCVDPIRTGMAPIVDEIQKRFPS; encoded by the coding sequence ATGGAAATCGAACGCCCCTACCTCCTGTTTCTCGGTGATGTTCACGACCAGCTGGCAGCCAAGACGGCGCAGGGCGTGGTTGACTGGCGCCCGGACTGGTGCACAGGCCAGATGCGGCTTGAAGGCTGCCAGGCCGACACCGGCCTGACGGACATGAACATCGACGAAGCCGTGTCCGCCGGTGCGCGTACCATGGTGGTTGGCGTCGTCAACTCCGGTGGCGTTTTGCCGGACCACTGGATTTCGGAAGTGGTGAAAGCTATCGAGGCCGGCATGAACGTAGCCACCGGCCTGCACAAGCGTCTGTCATCAATTCCCGAAATAGCTGTTGCGGCGGAAAAGCATGGTGCCAAGCTGCATGATGTTCGTTTTTCAGACGTCGCATTCGCTACCGGCAAGGGAACCAGGCGGCCCGGCAAGCGTATACTGGCGGTTGGCACCGACTGTTCCGTAGGCAAGAAATACACCGCACTTGCGCTTGATCAGGAAATGCAGAAACGCGGCATGAAATCCGACTTTCGCGCTACCGGGCAAACCGGTGTGCTGATCTCCGGACGCGGCATTGCGCTTGACGCTGTTGTCGCCGATTTCATTTCCGGCGCGGCCGAATGGATAAGTCCCGCCAACGACGACGACCACTGGGATTGTGTTGAAGGTCAGGGTTCGCTGTTCCATCCGGCGTTCGCCGGTGTGTCACTGGGCCTGTTGCACGGGTCTCAGCCCGATGCTTTCGTCGTCTGTCACGAACCGACACGCACCAAAATGCGTGGTGTGGAACATCCGTTGCCGACCATCCAGCAGGTTATTGACCGAAATATCGAAGACGGCAGCCTGACCAATCCGGACATCCAGTGTGTCGGCATTTGCGTGAACACGCAAAAACTGTCTGACAACGAGGCAAAAGACTTCCTGGAAAAACTGGCCAGCGAGTATGGCTTGCCTTGTGTGGACCCTATCCGCACCGGCATGGCCCCGATTGTCGACGAAATCCAGAAACGGTTTCCGTCCTGA
- the dgcA gene encoding N-acetyl-D-Glu racemase DgcA yields the protein MAVSRKLSVDHESWPIAGSFSISRGTKTTAEVIKVTLEQDGATGVGESVPYARYNETIDAAMDALNGARAQIEAGCSRADVHRVLNLHAAQNALDCALWDLEAKLTGTPVWQLAGLDKEPEPVITAYTLSLETPEKMAEAAARASGRPLLKIKLGGDGDHERLRAIRDAAPDTRLIIDANEAWKPADLDNHLAACAETAVELVEQPLPAGDDDALGGLGKTDVLICADESAHGKEDLHKLAGKYSAINVKLDKTGGLTEALALADAAQDQGFEIMIGCMLATSLAMAPGHIVAQRARVVDLDGPLLLARDRDPGIRFDGSLMYPPPPALWG from the coding sequence ATGGCTGTATCGCGCAAACTCAGCGTTGACCATGAAAGCTGGCCTATCGCCGGCAGCTTTTCCATTTCACGCGGCACCAAGACAACCGCCGAGGTGATCAAGGTGACGCTGGAGCAGGATGGCGCAACCGGTGTCGGAGAGAGCGTGCCCTATGCACGGTACAACGAGACCATCGATGCAGCTATGGATGCCCTGAACGGTGCTCGCGCGCAGATTGAAGCTGGCTGCAGCCGGGCTGATGTGCATAGGGTTTTGAACCTGCACGCGGCGCAAAACGCCCTGGACTGTGCGTTGTGGGACCTGGAAGCCAAACTGACCGGAACACCGGTCTGGCAATTGGCCGGACTGGACAAGGAGCCGGAACCGGTCATCACCGCCTATACGCTCAGCCTTGAGACGCCCGAAAAAATGGCAGAAGCCGCTGCCCGGGCAAGCGGACGCCCCCTGCTCAAGATCAAGCTTGGCGGCGATGGTGACCATGAGCGCCTGCGTGCCATCCGCGACGCTGCTCCTGATACCCGCCTGATCATCGATGCAAACGAGGCCTGGAAGCCTGCCGACCTGGACAATCACCTGGCGGCATGTGCGGAAACGGCGGTCGAACTGGTTGAGCAACCGCTTCCAGCCGGCGATGACGATGCACTGGGCGGCCTGGGTAAGACCGATGTACTGATCTGCGCTGACGAGAGCGCACACGGCAAGGAAGACCTGCACAAGCTGGCCGGCAAGTACAGTGCGATCAATGTCAAGCTGGACAAGACAGGCGGGCTGACGGAGGCCCTCGCTCTGGCTGACGCTGCACAAGATCAGGGGTTTGAGATCATGATCGGCTGCATGCTGGCGACCTCGCTGGCCATGGCACCGGGGCATATTGTGGCGCAGCGCGCCCGTGTGGTTGACCTTGATGGCCCGTTGCTGCTGGCCAGGGATCGCGACCCCGGCATCCGGTTCGACGGATCGCTGATGTATCCGCCACCGCCGGCACTGTGGGGCTAG
- a CDS encoding MFS transporter has translation MAVRTGAVYGSLLLMVGVMLPFLPVWLAARGFSIGEIAFALGCQSVVRVVATPVLTYMADRYRARRRFIISLAILAAVFMLAAGLVEDRAAIVVLIVLSAMSWAPIMPMLDAVAVEQSDAGLYDYGRVRIAGSVTFIAGSLGAGALLLVIDKASLIWVLLLTHVLMALSGFALPKLGAKKAPHSAPPTLAAARTVLMTGGFALLILVAGLTQASHAVYYSFGSLHWESLGYSGVMIGGLWSLGVIAEIVLFMYARGSVERMGPVLLLMAGAGLGVLRWAGMALDPPVVMVVFLQVLHAASYGMTHLGTIYYVRRFMDADFAGTAQGVFVAISGGVFMTCAIALAGWAYNAHAALSYLWMAGMCGVALVLAVFLKRHSPG, from the coding sequence ATGGCGGTACGTACAGGCGCGGTCTACGGCTCCCTGCTGCTCATGGTGGGGGTGATGCTGCCGTTTCTGCCGGTATGGCTGGCGGCGCGCGGGTTTTCGATTGGCGAAATTGCATTCGCGCTGGGCTGTCAATCCGTAGTGCGGGTGGTCGCCACACCGGTGCTGACCTACATGGCGGACCGTTACCGCGCCCGGCGCAGGTTCATTATCTCTCTGGCGATCCTGGCAGCGGTCTTCATGCTGGCGGCCGGGCTGGTGGAGGACAGGGCGGCAATAGTGGTCCTGATCGTGCTTTCGGCCATGAGCTGGGCTCCGATCATGCCGATGCTGGATGCTGTTGCAGTCGAACAGTCCGATGCCGGGCTATATGACTACGGCCGGGTGCGCATTGCAGGTTCGGTTACCTTTATTGCCGGGTCCCTCGGGGCAGGGGCACTGCTGCTGGTGATCGACAAGGCAAGCCTTATCTGGGTTCTGCTGCTGACCCATGTACTGATGGCGCTCAGTGGATTTGCGCTGCCGAAACTGGGAGCCAAGAAGGCACCTCATTCCGCTCCACCAACCCTGGCTGCTGCCCGTACTGTCCTGATGACGGGAGGCTTTGCACTGTTGATCCTTGTGGCGGGCCTGACACAGGCAAGTCATGCGGTCTATTACAGTTTTGGTTCATTGCACTGGGAGAGCCTGGGATATTCCGGGGTGATGATCGGCGGGCTCTGGTCGCTGGGAGTGATCGCCGAGATTGTGCTGTTCATGTATGCACGCGGTTCGGTCGAACGCATGGGCCCCGTCCTGCTGCTGATGGCTGGTGCCGGTCTCGGTGTGCTGCGTTGGGCCGGCATGGCCCTTGACCCTCCGGTAGTGATGGTCGTGTTTTTGCAGGTCCTGCATGCGGCGAGTTACGGCATGACCCATCTGGGCACAATCTACTATGTGCGCCGTTTCATGGACGCCGATTTTGCAGGCACGGCGCAGGGGGTGTTTGTGGCGATATCCGGCGGGGTTTTCATGACCTGTGCAATTGCCCTGGCGGGCTGGGCGTACAATGCGCATGCGGCGCTGAGCTATCTGTGGATGGCCGGGATGTGCGGTGTCGCGCTGGTGCTGGCTGTCTTCCTGAAAAGACACTCGCCCGGTTAG
- a CDS encoding methyltransferase domain-containing protein, with amino-acid sequence MKPLSTEAFAGQVVTDVSATLSGVMTNIGHKLGLYRALAGAGGLTSTALAAKCSLAERYVREWLNNQVAGGYLVYDKQDETYLLPEAYVPVLADPESPVFLVPALEVAASLWLDEDRIADVFRTGEGIAWGEHHHRLFCGSESLFRPGYKTFLATDWISAMDGVAAKLEKGALVADVGCGHGASTIVLAESFPASQFDGFDSHDASIAIAQDRATEAGVARNIRFTTVDAQSYPNEGYDLICFMDCLHDMGDPVGAARHAAKALKADGSVLLVEPAAGNAIEENINPISRLYYAASTAVCTPCSLSQNVGLALGAQAGQRRLSEVMEEAGFTSVERVAETPFNIILEAKLA; translated from the coding sequence ATGAAACCACTTTCAACAGAAGCCTTTGCGGGACAGGTGGTCACGGATGTAAGCGCCACGCTTTCAGGCGTCATGACCAATATCGGCCACAAGCTGGGTTTGTATCGTGCGCTGGCCGGGGCAGGCGGTCTTACTTCAACGGCACTCGCGGCAAAGTGCTCTCTGGCGGAGCGCTATGTCCGGGAATGGCTGAACAACCAGGTAGCGGGCGGTTACCTTGTCTATGACAAGCAGGATGAAACTTATCTGTTGCCGGAGGCATATGTGCCGGTGCTGGCCGATCCGGAAAGCCCGGTATTCCTGGTTCCCGCGCTCGAAGTCGCTGCATCGCTGTGGCTCGACGAGGATCGCATTGCAGATGTGTTCCGGACCGGAGAGGGAATTGCCTGGGGTGAACACCATCACCGTCTTTTCTGCGGCAGCGAGTCTCTGTTCAGGCCCGGCTACAAAACCTTCCTGGCAACGGACTGGATTTCAGCCATGGACGGTGTGGCGGCCAAGCTTGAAAAGGGTGCTCTTGTTGCCGATGTCGGTTGCGGGCATGGCGCCTCGACAATCGTGCTGGCAGAGTCCTTTCCCGCCTCGCAGTTCGACGGTTTCGACAGCCATGATGCCTCCATCGCAATTGCCCAGGACCGGGCAACGGAAGCCGGGGTTGCACGTAACATCCGTTTTACGACGGTGGATGCGCAGTCTTACCCGAACGAAGGTTATGATCTGATCTGCTTCATGGATTGCCTGCATGACATGGGTGATCCGGTCGGTGCCGCGCGTCACGCCGCCAAGGCACTCAAGGCCGACGGCAGCGTGTTGCTGGTGGAGCCTGCGGCCGGAAACGCGATCGAAGAAAACATCAACCCGATCAGTCGTCTTTACTACGCCGCTTCCACTGCGGTGTGCACGCCATGTTCCCTGTCACAGAATGTAGGACTGGCACTGGGCGCACAGGCAGGCCAACGCCGCCTGTCCGAGGTGATGGAAGAGGCAGGCTTCACGTCGGTGGAGCGGGTTGCCGAGACACCGTTCAACATTATTCTTGAAGCAAAACTGGCTTGA
- a CDS encoding winged helix-turn-helix transcriptional regulator produces the protein MEYGQFCPIAKASEIIGEKWTVLIIREILMGGRRFSELQRGLGTISPTLLTRRLVDLENNGLIYRKTATGARSHEYFPTESCKELLPVLLSLGNWGMKWARENLRTEDYDVDLLIIYLQRSVQPDKLPSAETIIKFQFTDMPEKGHWWLISDGTEVEACDKDPGKDVDVYFTTTVKTMTEIWMGNRSYRSARKADQISVTGNSYLADHLTSWMQSSPFEALPSADNIL, from the coding sequence ATGGAGTACGGACAGTTTTGCCCGATCGCGAAAGCATCCGAAATCATTGGTGAGAAATGGACCGTTCTGATCATCCGCGAAATTCTCATGGGCGGACGCAGGTTTTCAGAATTGCAGCGCGGGCTCGGGACTATTTCGCCAACGCTGTTGACCCGCCGGCTGGTTGATCTTGAGAACAATGGGCTGATCTATCGGAAAACCGCCACTGGCGCGCGCAGCCATGAGTATTTTCCAACCGAATCCTGCAAGGAACTTCTGCCGGTACTGTTGTCACTCGGCAACTGGGGCATGAAGTGGGCCCGCGAAAACCTGCGAACCGAGGATTATGACGTCGATTTGCTGATCATCTACCTGCAGCGCAGCGTTCAGCCCGACAAGCTGCCGTCGGCAGAGACAATCATAAAATTCCAGTTCACCGACATGCCGGAAAAGGGCCACTGGTGGCTGATCTCGGATGGCACCGAGGTCGAGGCATGTGACAAGGATCCCGGCAAGGATGTGGACGTCTACTTCACCACAACGGTCAAAACCATGACCGAAATCTGGATGGGGAACCGAAGCTATCGCTCCGCCCGCAAGGCGGACCAGATTTCAGTGACCGGCAATTCATATCTTGCCGATCATCTGACCTCCTGGATGCAGAGCAGTCCGTTCGAGGCTTTGCCGTCAGCAGACAACATTCTTTAG
- a CDS encoding winged helix-turn-helix transcriptional regulator, with protein MKTENNKRETGCPVAFGLDTFGDKWSLLIIREIMLRGKRTYSEFLEADEHIASNILIARLKHLEAEGIVDKSRDPENRRAFVYELTKKGRDLAPILLEIIIWSGMHDKRPFALKTVLNKIRQDREGFEASLRAENET; from the coding sequence ATGAAGACTGAGAACAACAAGCGCGAGACGGGCTGTCCGGTGGCATTCGGGCTCGACACATTCGGAGACAAGTGGAGCCTGCTGATCATCCGCGAAATCATGCTGAGGGGTAAAAGGACCTACAGCGAGTTTCTGGAAGCCGATGAACACATTGCATCAAACATTCTCATTGCCCGGCTCAAACACCTGGAGGCGGAGGGCATTGTCGATAAATCGCGTGATCCGGAAAACCGCCGGGCATTCGTCTATGAACTGACCAAGAAAGGCCGGGACCTGGCACCGATCCTGCTGGAAATCATCATCTGGAGCGGTATGCATGACAAAAGGCCGTTCGCACTCAAAACGGTTCTCAATAAAATCAGGCAGGATCGCGAGGGGTTCGAGGCGAGCCTGCGAGCCGAAAACGAGACCTGA
- a CDS encoding cupin domain-containing protein, whose amino-acid sequence MKTPLQTLRSTALAVTLAVSAMPAGTAGAASTEETVKLLTANFPMRQVVQVEVGDFRFKPGQVAPVHTHEAPAIGYVSKGMIIYQVEGGKPQILRAGDAFFEPVGTRILRFDNASATEAAHFLDFNLEQANEPFIVFEKKPSEAIDRRPLPTVKLAGIHTEKVEVFTNRIDADGTIILENTEPTLGLVAEGVIELRVTGRQIKRLAAGQTFALPTAGSKATIVNKSAEVPANVITLRIH is encoded by the coding sequence ATGAAAACACCCTTGCAAACACTTCGCAGCACAGCCCTTGCGGTCACACTCGCAGTCTCGGCCATGCCAGCCGGCACTGCCGGTGCAGCATCAACTGAAGAGACAGTCAAATTGCTGACCGCCAACTTCCCGATGCGGCAGGTTGTTCAGGTCGAAGTCGGAGATTTCCGTTTCAAACCCGGTCAGGTGGCTCCGGTTCATACCCACGAGGCGCCGGCGATCGGTTATGTCAGCAAGGGCATGATCATCTATCAGGTCGAAGGCGGAAAGCCGCAGATCCTGCGCGCCGGAGATGCGTTCTTTGAACCGGTTGGAACCCGCATTCTTCGCTTCGACAATGCATCGGCCACCGAGGCGGCTCACTTCCTCGATTTCAATCTGGAACAGGCCAATGAACCGTTCATTGTGTTTGAGAAAAAACCGTCCGAAGCCATCGACCGCAGGCCGCTGCCGACCGTCAAGCTTGCCGGCATCCATACTGAAAAAGTGGAGGTCTTCACCAACAGGATCGATGCAGATGGCACGATAATCCTGGAAAATACCGAACCAACACTTGGTCTTGTTGCCGAAGGTGTCATCGAGCTTCGGGTGACGGGACGCCAGATTAAGCGCCTTGCGGCCGGGCAAACCTTCGCGCTTCCGACAGCCGGCTCCAAGGCAACGATCGTCAACAAATCCGCTGAAGTTCCCGCCAATGTGATTACGCTGCGGATTCACTGA